The Desulfuromonas versatilis genome has a segment encoding these proteins:
- a CDS encoding response regulator transcription factor, protein MSINLLISCGIYLFGEGIRTMVEENKNINVIGIACNDLDLMQMMAYEPDIVIADDRSCQSVFEAFEKGESAKMLLITDAADPFLAHGGLQAMVAKGLAGIMTKNADSQMLEKAIQKVYGGDLWIDHKTIKKSISTPTSGPENIKLTRKEAEILHYLCSGYSNKETARRMSISVQTVKSHCNNLYKKFGVSSRLKLVLQATDRSSRPFH, encoded by the coding sequence ATGTCGATCAATCTTCTAATCAGTTGCGGAATTTACCTGTTCGGAGAAGGCATCCGGACCATGGTCGAGGAGAACAAGAATATAAACGTCATTGGAATTGCCTGCAACGACCTTGACCTGATGCAGATGATGGCCTACGAGCCCGATATCGTCATTGCCGATGACCGGAGTTGCCAGTCGGTATTCGAGGCCTTCGAAAAGGGAGAGTCGGCCAAGATGCTGCTGATAACCGATGCGGCGGACCCCTTTCTCGCCCATGGCGGCCTGCAGGCCATGGTGGCCAAGGGCCTGGCAGGCATCATGACCAAGAACGCCGATTCCCAAATGCTGGAAAAGGCGATTCAGAAGGTGTACGGCGGCGATCTCTGGATCGACCACAAGACCATCAAGAAGTCGATCAGCACACCGACCTCCGGGCCAGAAAACATCAAGCTGACCAGGAAAGAGGCGGAAATACTCCATTACCTCTGTTCCGGCTATTCCAACAAGGAGACGGCCAGGCGCATGAGCATCAGCGTCCAGACCGTCAAGTCCCACTGCAACAACCTGTACAAAAAATTCGGCGTCTCCTCACGCCTGAAGCTGGTCCTGCAGGCCACCGACCGAAGCTCCCGTCCGTTCCACTAA
- a CDS encoding GxxExxY protein, translating into MNADNRKSRRYCNYKHASLTDLVICCFYNVYNQLGYGFLEKVYQKALLLELQGKGLAADSEYPINVYYNGNSVGEYFVDLFVEGKLIVEIKAAKALSIDHEAQLLNYLKATKAEVGLLLNFGPKPEIKRKVFENRRK; encoded by the coding sequence ATGAACGCTGATAACCGCAAAAGCAGAAGATATTGTAATTACAAACATGCCTCGTTGACTGATTTGGTCATCTGCTGTTTTTATAATGTTTATAATCAATTAGGATACGGTTTTCTTGAAAAAGTTTATCAAAAGGCTCTTCTCCTTGAATTGCAGGGAAAAGGGCTTGCTGCTGATAGTGAGTACCCGATCAACGTTTATTATAATGGAAATTCTGTTGGCGAATATTTTGTCGATCTTTTTGTTGAAGGAAAATTGATTGTTGAAATTAAAGCCGCTAAAGCATTGTCCATTGACCATGAAGCTCAGTTGTTAAATTACCTTAAAGCGACTAAGGCAGAAGTTGGTCTTTTGTTGAATTTCGGTCCTAAACCTGAAATTAAACGTAAAGTTTTTGAAAACAGAAGGAAATAA
- the prsK gene encoding XrtA/PEP-CTERM system histidine kinase PrsK, translating into MLTNLPSITGIIAVFAFMAFLLVQKRRDIAVFSLLAGLAGFAALEILDLLCLYRTDDLRSLKKGALIAESLLPFCFLLFSLSFAREQAIRGFSWFSRVLLAGALSFPVFAALAPVERVFYSPDFAEERMLFLGPSGYFFYVGLMFYLAVALFHLERTLVALPRAVAWRIKLEIVGAGTVFGVLLLYYSQALLYRSLDMNLVPARSLLLALGVGMMGYSRLRRGEASAVRVSRDVAYRSLVVAAVGIYLVGLGLLGEGMRYLEFSAQRSVFVLVAVLAALAVLLVMLSERYRRKVKVFLHKHFYRAKFDYRKEWLRFTERLSSARSIVELQQAILGAYCETFAVQGALLFLADPEGERFEAVAGSQMGLPTRRFAGEGAFARHLADKDWVFNVADEHSAELADIEYFCREQGIELAVPLLFEKQLEGIVFLGQRINPGETLTYEDYDLMKVLAHQATSSLLSLHLSAQLSTAQEMAAMGKVSAFVMHDLKNLVSSLALVVDNAKSYLDDPEFQEDMLETLDGTVKKMKDLIARLKNMEGKSSLQLFPEDLLKTARDGIRLAGGDGIELSGEPVLTLIDAVEIQKVVLNLVVNAREACGGEVPVRVAVGSNGMGFVRVSDQGSGMSEEFIRTRLFRPFQTTKKKGFGIGLYQCRQVVEAHGGRIEVESREGEGAVFTVWVPLAEQELAAEGVEAV; encoded by the coding sequence ATGCTAACCAACCTGCCCTCCATAACCGGGATTATCGCCGTTTTCGCCTTCATGGCCTTTCTGCTTGTCCAGAAGCGGCGGGACATTGCCGTGTTTTCTCTGCTGGCGGGGCTGGCGGGCTTTGCCGCGTTGGAAATTCTGGATCTGCTTTGTCTGTACCGGACGGATGATCTGCGTTCGCTGAAAAAAGGCGCGCTGATAGCCGAGTCGCTGCTGCCCTTCTGCTTTTTGTTGTTTTCGCTGAGTTTTGCCAGGGAACAGGCGATCCGGGGGTTTTCCTGGTTTTCCCGGGTCCTGCTGGCCGGGGCGCTGTCGTTTCCGGTTTTTGCTGCGCTGGCCCCGGTGGAGAGGGTTTTTTATTCACCCGATTTTGCCGAGGAGCGGATGCTGTTTCTCGGGCCTTCGGGATACTTCTTTTACGTCGGCCTGATGTTTTACCTGGCCGTGGCGCTCTTTCACCTGGAGCGGACCCTGGTGGCTTTACCGCGGGCCGTGGCCTGGCGCATTAAGTTGGAAATCGTCGGCGCGGGGACAGTGTTCGGCGTGTTGCTTCTCTACTACAGCCAGGCGCTGCTCTATCGCTCGCTGGACATGAACCTGGTGCCGGCGCGCTCGCTGCTGCTGGCCCTGGGCGTCGGGATGATGGGTTATTCGCGGCTGCGTCGGGGCGAGGCGAGCGCGGTGCGGGTTTCGCGGGACGTAGCCTACCGCTCGCTGGTGGTGGCGGCGGTGGGGATCTACCTGGTGGGCCTGGGCCTGCTCGGCGAGGGGATGCGCTACCTGGAGTTTTCCGCCCAGCGCTCGGTGTTCGTGCTGGTGGCGGTGCTGGCCGCCCTGGCCGTTTTGCTGGTGATGCTCTCGGAAAGGTACCGGCGCAAGGTCAAGGTGTTTCTGCACAAACACTTTTATCGCGCCAAATTCGATTATCGCAAGGAATGGCTCAGGTTCACCGAACGCCTTTCCTCGGCCCGCAGCATCGTGGAATTGCAGCAGGCCATTCTGGGCGCCTACTGCGAGACATTCGCGGTGCAGGGTGCGCTCCTTTTCCTCGCCGACCCGGAAGGGGAGCGCTTCGAGGCGGTCGCAGGCAGCCAGATGGGGCTGCCGACGAGAAGGTTCGCCGGCGAGGGGGCGTTTGCCAGGCACCTGGCGGATAAGGACTGGGTGTTCAACGTGGCCGACGAGCATTCGGCCGAGCTCGCCGATATCGAGTATTTCTGCCGGGAGCAGGGGATTGAGCTGGCGGTGCCCCTGCTGTTTGAAAAACAGCTCGAAGGAATTGTTTTCCTTGGGCAGCGCATCAACCCCGGCGAGACCCTGACCTACGAGGATTACGACCTGATGAAGGTGCTGGCCCACCAGGCCACCTCGTCGCTGCTCAGCCTGCACCTTTCGGCCCAGCTCTCAACCGCGCAGGAAATGGCGGCGATGGGCAAGGTTTCGGCTTTTGTCATGCACGATCTGAAGAACCTCGTCTCCAGCCTGGCCCTGGTGGTGGACAATGCCAAAAGCTACCTGGACGACCCGGAGTTCCAGGAGGACATGCTGGAAACCCTGGACGGCACCGTCAAAAAAATGAAAGACCTTATCGCCCGACTGAAAAACATGGAAGGCAAGTCCTCGCTGCAGCTCTTCCCCGAGGACCTGCTAAAAACCGCCCGCGACGGCATCCGCCTCGCCGGAGGGGATGGCATCGAGCTGAGCGGCGAACCGGTGCTGACCCTGATCGACGCCGTCGAGATCCAGAAGGTGGTATTGAACCTGGTGGTCAACGCCCGCGAAGCCTGCGGGGGGGAGGTCCCGGTGCGGGTCGCGGTGGGGAGCAACGGCATGGGTTTCGTTCGGGTCAGCGACCAGGGCAGCGGCATGAGCGAGGAGTTCATCCGCACCCGGCTGTTCAGGCCCTTCCAGACCACCAAGAAGAAGGGCTTCGGCATCGGCCTCTACCAGTGCCGGCAGGTTGTCGAGGCCCATGGGGGCAGGATCGAGGTCGAGAGCCGGGAAGGGGAGGGGGCGGTGTTCACCGTTTGGGTTCCCCTGGCGGAGCAAGAGTTAGCCGCTGAGGGCGTTGAGGCGGTTTAG
- the prsR gene encoding PEP-CTERM-box response regulator transcription factor — protein sequence MEKLLIVDDSPEIRKQLKWGLGKNYRVIPAGDVTEALKLFREHGPKVMTLDLGLPPDADGATEGLRCLDEVLRISPDTKVIVLSGNEERENALKAVHLGAYDFYQKPIELAELKVILQRAFHLSALEEDNLRLQKELQGEARGMHGVFGQCLQMEEVFTTIRKVASADVPVLVLGESGTGKEMVARAIHAQGLRKDGPFVAINCGAIPENLLESELFGHEKGAFTGAQARVQGKVEYAHRGTLFLDEIGEMPPQLQVKLLRFLQEKVLQRVGGREDITVDTRIIAATNIDIERAIAAGDFREDLYYRIGVITAILPPLRERGEDVVLLANLFLRRFSSDFNKRVRGYSAAALRCLRDYHWPGNVRELENKVKRAVVMAENPIVEPEDLGFAASAAPAEPDLPAGGVSGLNLEGMSLKDARSLVEKELVVKALEQESGNIARAAELLGVSRPTFYDLMKKHGMHV from the coding sequence TTGGAAAAACTACTTATCGTTGACGACAGCCCTGAAATTCGCAAACAGCTCAAGTGGGGCCTGGGGAAGAATTACCGGGTGATACCCGCTGGGGATGTGACCGAGGCGCTGAAACTGTTTCGCGAGCATGGGCCGAAGGTGATGACTCTGGACTTGGGGCTGCCGCCGGACGCGGACGGGGCAACGGAGGGGCTGCGCTGCCTGGATGAGGTGCTGCGGATCAGTCCGGATACCAAGGTGATAGTTCTTTCGGGGAACGAGGAGCGGGAGAACGCCCTGAAGGCGGTGCACCTGGGAGCATACGACTTTTACCAGAAGCCCATCGAACTGGCGGAGCTGAAGGTGATCCTGCAGCGGGCTTTTCACCTTTCGGCCCTCGAGGAGGACAACCTGCGCCTGCAGAAAGAGTTGCAGGGCGAGGCCCGCGGGATGCACGGGGTTTTCGGCCAGTGTCTGCAGATGGAGGAGGTGTTCACCACCATTCGCAAGGTCGCTTCGGCCGATGTGCCGGTGCTGGTGCTCGGCGAAAGCGGGACCGGCAAAGAGATGGTGGCCCGGGCCATCCATGCGCAGGGGCTGCGCAAGGACGGGCCGTTTGTCGCCATCAACTGCGGCGCGATCCCCGAAAACCTGCTCGAATCGGAACTGTTCGGCCACGAGAAGGGGGCATTTACCGGCGCCCAGGCCCGGGTGCAGGGCAAAGTGGAGTATGCCCACCGCGGCACCCTGTTTCTTGACGAGATTGGAGAAATGCCCCCGCAACTGCAGGTGAAACTGCTGCGCTTTCTTCAGGAGAAGGTGCTCCAGCGGGTTGGCGGTCGGGAGGACATCACGGTGGATACCCGCATTATCGCCGCCACCAACATCGACATCGAGAGAGCCATCGCTGCTGGGGATTTTCGCGAAGACCTCTACTACCGCATCGGGGTGATTACCGCCATCCTGCCGCCTCTGCGCGAGCGGGGCGAAGACGTGGTGCTGTTGGCGAACCTGTTTCTGCGCCGTTTCAGCAGTGATTTCAACAAGCGGGTGCGGGGGTACAGCGCCGCCGCGCTGCGCTGCCTGCGGGACTACCACTGGCCGGGGAACGTGCGGGAGCTTGAGAACAAGGTCAAGCGCGCGGTGGTCATGGCCGAAAATCCGATTGTCGAGCCCGAGGATCTCGGCTTCGCCGCTTCAGCCGCTCCGGCGGAACCGGACCTGCCCGCAGGGGGCGTCAGCGGGTTGAACCTGGAGGGTATGAGCCTGAAGGATGCCCGCAGCCTGGTGGAAAAGGAACTGGTGGTGAAAGCGCTGGAGCAGGAGAGCGGGAACATCGCCCGGGCGGCTGAACTGCTGGGGGTCAGCCGGCCGACCTTCTATGACCTGATGAAGAAGCACGGGATGCATGTTTGA
- a CDS encoding SDR family oxidoreductase, with protein MQFNKIKEQLKRSPQTWLVTGAAGFIGSHLLEFLLSHGQRVVGLDNFSTGKQANLDDVRALLTPEQWARFTFIEGDIRELVDCQKACAGVDYVLHQAALGSVPRSIDDPLTSNASNVTGFLNMLVAARDCGVRRFVYAASSSTYGDHPGLPKVEDVIGRPLSPYAVTKYVNELYAEVFARCYGFASIGLRYFNVFGSRQDPDGAYAAVIPKWTAALLQGETVFINGTGETSRDFCYVKNAVQANILAALTDNPEALNQVYNVAVNARTNLVELFDLLRDGLAARHPQLAEAKPVHRDFRPGDVLHSQADIGKARRLLGYAPTHTIKEGLNEALGWYETHLVLGRGPWAVGRGQKMP; from the coding sequence ATGCAATTCAACAAAATCAAAGAACAACTCAAGCGCAGCCCCCAAACCTGGCTGGTGACCGGGGCGGCGGGGTTCATCGGCTCGCACCTGCTGGAGTTTCTGCTCTCCCATGGGCAGCGGGTGGTGGGGCTGGATAATTTTTCGACCGGAAAACAGGCCAACCTTGACGATGTTCGGGCATTGCTGACGCCGGAGCAGTGGGCGCGGTTCACCTTCATCGAGGGTGATATTCGGGAACTTGTCGATTGCCAAAAGGCCTGCGCCGGCGTCGATTACGTGCTGCACCAGGCGGCGCTGGGGTCGGTCCCCCGCTCGATCGACGATCCGCTCACCTCGAACGCGAGCAACGTCACCGGGTTTCTCAACATGCTGGTGGCCGCCCGCGACTGCGGAGTGAGGCGCTTCGTCTATGCCGCCAGCAGCTCCACCTATGGCGACCACCCGGGGCTGCCCAAGGTCGAGGATGTCATCGGCCGGCCGCTCTCCCCCTATGCGGTGACCAAGTATGTCAACGAGCTGTACGCCGAGGTGTTCGCGCGCTGCTACGGCTTTGCATCCATCGGACTGCGCTATTTCAACGTGTTCGGCTCCCGGCAGGACCCGGATGGGGCCTATGCCGCGGTGATCCCCAAGTGGACGGCGGCCCTTCTGCAGGGCGAGACCGTGTTCATCAACGGCACCGGGGAGACGAGCCGGGATTTCTGCTACGTGAAGAACGCGGTGCAGGCCAACATCCTCGCGGCGCTGACCGACAACCCCGAGGCGCTCAACCAGGTCTACAACGTCGCGGTCAATGCCCGCACCAACCTGGTTGAACTCTTCGACCTGCTGCGCGACGGACTGGCGGCCCGCCACCCCCAGCTGGCGGAAGCCAAGCCGGTTCACCGCGATTTCCGCCCCGGGGACGTGCTGCATTCCCAGGCCGATATCGGCAAGGCCCGGCGGCTGCTCGGCTACGCGCCCACCCACACCATCAAAGAGGGGCTCAACGAGGCGCTGGGGTGGTATGAGACGCATTTGGTTTTGGGCCGTGGACCGTGGGCCGTGGGCCGTGGGCAGAAAATGCCGTAA